A genome region from Mesorhizobium sp. B2-1-8 includes the following:
- a CDS encoding DUF982 domain-containing protein, translating to MRTHGILWFAPPVAVKGSADARYEVNNVQAAAENLLEWPNRGPAWNEAVRVCLAALAGELTPDHARIAFEAAAKEQGLLLQSG from the coding sequence ATGCGCACTCACGGCATCCTGTGGTTCGCCCCTCCGGTCGCTGTGAAGGGCAGTGCTGATGCGCGTTATGAGGTAAATAACGTGCAGGCGGCCGCCGAGAACCTGCTTGAGTGGCCCAACCGCGGACCTGCGTGGAACGAAGCAGTGCGGGTTTGTCTGGCAGCGCTGGCCGGGGAACTGACACCTGATCACGCTCGCATCGCCTTTGAGGCAGCGGCCAAGGAGCAGGGCTTACTGCTGCAAAGTGGATGA
- a CDS encoding PilZ domain-containing protein has protein sequence MVAEAENRRERRQRVLKGAAIINGITNSEVSCTIRNQNSGGAELKVAVEARVPERFLLYVPTDGVAYQAVLRWRRNDRIGVQFTGTLPKPRLHYG, from the coding sequence ATGGTTGCAGAAGCCGAGAATCGCCGAGAGCGGCGGCAGCGTGTGCTGAAAGGCGCGGCGATTATCAACGGAATCACCAACTCCGAAGTCAGTTGCACAATTCGGAACCAGAACAGCGGCGGGGCTGAACTCAAGGTGGCCGTTGAAGCGCGTGTGCCCGAACGGTTTCTCCTTTATGTTCCGACCGACGGTGTTGCGTATCAAGCTGTTCTGCGGTGGCGCAGGAATGATCGGATCGGCGTCCAATTCACAGGGACGTTGCCGAAGCCGCGTCTTCACTATGGCTAA
- a CDS encoding conjugal transfer protein TraD translates to MRTWQVERRQRTRHLIELGGLVVKAGIVELTNDHRTTIYGAMLWVAAKLQNHEGEHARKLWAEKGKDAFVVEPYVGQEDEST, encoded by the coding sequence ATGCGCACCTGGCAGGTCGAGCGACGCCAGCGCACCCGACATTTGATTGAGCTCGGTGGACTCGTCGTCAAAGCAGGCATTGTCGAGCTCACCAATGACCATCGCACTACCATCTACGGCGCGATGCTGTGGGTCGCTGCCAAGCTGCAAAACCATGAAGGCGAGCATGCGCGGAAATTGTGGGCCGAGAAGGGAAAGGACGCCTTTGTTGTGGAACCGTATGTAGGGCAAGAGGATGAGTCAACGTAG
- a CDS encoding conjugal transfer protein TraD: MRKPRDFDAELKALDDKARELKTRKVQQLGELVIATGADQLSTDELAGALVTIAETKDTAQREAWAKRGVMFFESRSRRTAPASQRKIRSAPAQPGSSQSPASGTGSQ, translated from the coding sequence ATGCGCAAACCAAGGGACTTTGACGCCGAACTGAAGGCGCTGGACGACAAGGCGCGAGAACTCAAAACGCGAAAGGTGCAGCAGCTTGGCGAGCTGGTGATCGCCACCGGCGCCGATCAACTCAGCACTGACGAACTGGCCGGCGCATTGGTCACAATCGCTGAAACGAAAGACACCGCACAGCGCGAAGCATGGGCTAAGCGTGGGGTGATGTTTTTCGAGAGCCGGTCCCGGCGAACTGCTCCAGCATCTCAGCGCAAAATTCGCAGCGCTCCGGCGCAGCCGGGCAGCTCACAATCGCCGGCAAGCGGCACAGGCTCGCAATGA
- a CDS encoding response regulator — protein MENTLNPRYRNGLSGARILVADDEILIALDIVDILADAGAQVVGPCTTLAETLKFAQHEELSAATLDIRLGRETTEAVAAALADRGIPFIFYSGQALPASIEARWPNCQVIGKPADQDALVNALKVLLKSI, from the coding sequence ATGGAGAACACCCTTAACCCCCGGTACAGAAATGGTTTGAGCGGTGCGCGCATTCTTGTTGCCGACGACGAAATCCTGATTGCCCTGGACATTGTTGATATCCTTGCTGACGCGGGAGCTCAGGTCGTGGGGCCTTGTACGACTCTTGCCGAAACTCTGAAATTCGCTCAACACGAGGAACTATCGGCGGCAACACTCGACATAAGGCTTGGTCGTGAAACTACGGAGGCCGTTGCGGCCGCTCTGGCCGATCGCGGGATTCCCTTTATCTTTTACAGTGGTCAAGCCCTGCCGGCGTCCATCGAAGCACGTTGGCCCAACTGCCAGGTGATTGGAAAACCAGCCGACCAGGATGCACTCGTCAATGCCCTCAAAGTACTCCTGAAGTCCATTTAA
- the traA gene encoding Ti-type conjugative transfer relaxase TraA yields MAIYHLHVKVIGRKAGSSAVASAAYRSASRLRDERIERTHDFSAKRGVVHSEVMLPENAPEAWSARERLWNDVEAFEVRKDAQLAREVEFALPRELSQAQGIELARDFVQAEFVSQGMVADLNVHWDRAEDGSPKPHAHVMLTMRSVDANGFGPKVRDWNPTQMVERWRERWAELANERLAELDIDARIDHRSLEAQGIALEPQTQIGAPAQRIGAGGLEPAGSEADRAELHREIARNNGARIIADPSVALDAMTHQQSTFTRNDIAKFAHRQSEGIEQFNEVMGAIGNAPDLIELGKDGRGENRFTTRQMIETEQRLHHAAERMAGEERHTVLEAHREAALAHARQRGLDLSGEQTDALDHITDARGLGVVVGFAGTGKSAMLGVARQAWAAAGYEVRGAALSGIAAENLEGGSGISSRTIASMEHGWGQGRDLLTGRDVLVIDEAGMVGTRQLERVLSHAADAGAKVVLLGDPQQLQAIEAGAAFRSIHERHGGVEIGQVRRQRDDWQRDATRDLATGRIGAAIRAYDAQGMVHQAASRDQARSDLVERWDRDRQAEPEASRIILTHTNDEVRALNQAARERMRAAGDLGDDVQVDVERGVRNFASGDRVMFLRNERGLGVKNGTLGIVEEVSTQSMTVRTDDGRSVRFDLKDYAHIDHGYAATIHKAQGMTVDRTHVLATPGMDAHGSYVALSRHRDRMDLHYGGDDFSTPDRLVRTLSRDRAKDMASDYEHVDPAQHYAERRGISFRRRVVEIVRRIVPEKLRDRIGGLFDGLRSPGDGEPMQERGPGPGRESVGAQIGDGGAAPERHPFTTGVARDTDMPMDPEVALRSARTKALVRHGRALDAILSTGNADGQGSPDQMRELRDARSAFEKVRPHGWRDAEAAYVKNPELVREAGAGRVSRVVRALQLETEIRTGMDLDPGRRADRFVERWQKLDRTGREQYQSGDMSGYKSTRSAMSDMAKSLERDPQLESLLANRKRELGINIDSGRRLGAELAFSHGIGRGRGLGL; encoded by the coding sequence ATGGCGATCTATCATCTTCACGTCAAGGTCATTGGCCGCAAGGCAGGATCAAGTGCCGTGGCGTCTGCTGCCTACCGCTCGGCTTCGCGGCTGCGCGATGAGCGCATCGAACGCACGCATGACTTCTCGGCCAAGCGCGGTGTCGTCCATTCCGAGGTGATGCTGCCGGAGAATGCGCCGGAAGCCTGGAGCGCCCGCGAACGGCTGTGGAACGATGTCGAGGCGTTCGAGGTGCGGAAGGATGCGCAGCTTGCCCGCGAGGTGGAGTTCGCCCTGCCGCGTGAACTCAGCCAGGCGCAAGGCATCGAACTGGCCCGGGACTTTGTTCAGGCCGAGTTTGTCAGCCAGGGCATGGTCGCTGATCTCAATGTGCATTGGGACAGGGCAGAGGATGGCAGTCCAAAACCTCACGCCCATGTCATGCTCACCATGCGGTCGGTCGATGCGAACGGTTTCGGGCCAAAGGTTCGAGACTGGAATCCTACCCAGATGGTCGAGCGCTGGCGCGAGCGCTGGGCCGAACTTGCCAATGAGCGCCTGGCCGAGCTCGACATCGACGCCCGCATCGATCATCGCAGTCTAGAGGCGCAGGGTATTGCGTTGGAGCCGCAAACGCAGATCGGTGCACCGGCTCAACGCATCGGGGCCGGCGGCCTCGAACCTGCCGGCAGTGAAGCCGATCGCGCCGAACTGCATCGCGAGATCGCGCGCAACAATGGCGCGCGCATCATCGCGGATCCATCCGTGGCGCTGGATGCCATGACGCATCAGCAATCGACCTTCACGCGCAACGACATCGCGAAGTTTGCGCATCGCCAGAGCGAGGGGATCGAACAGTTCAACGAAGTGATGGGAGCCATCGGCAATGCGCCAGATCTGATCGAACTCGGCAAGGACGGACGCGGCGAAAATCGCTTCACCACCCGGCAGATGATCGAGACCGAACAGCGTTTGCATCACGCGGCCGAACGCATGGCCGGGGAGGAGCGTCATACAGTTCTTGAGGCACATCGCGAAGCAGCCCTGGCGCACGCAAGACAGCGCGGGCTTGACCTGTCAGGCGAGCAGACGGATGCACTGGATCACATCACCGATGCCCGCGGTCTTGGTGTCGTTGTCGGCTTTGCCGGAACGGGCAAGAGCGCAATGCTGGGCGTTGCGCGCCAGGCTTGGGCAGCAGCGGGCTACGAGGTTCGAGGCGCGGCACTATCCGGCATTGCAGCCGAGAATCTCGAAGGCGGTTCCGGCATCTCGTCGCGCACCATCGCCAGCATGGAACATGGGTGGGGACAGGGCCGCGATCTGCTCACCGGCCGCGATGTGCTGGTGATCGACGAGGCCGGCATGGTCGGCACGCGCCAGTTGGAGCGCGTGCTCTCCCATGCCGCCGACGCTGGCGCGAAGGTTGTTCTGCTTGGCGATCCGCAGCAGTTGCAGGCGATCGAGGCGGGTGCTGCATTCCGTTCGATCCACGAACGCCACGGCGGCGTCGAGATCGGCCAGGTACGCCGGCAGCGCGACGACTGGCAGCGTGACGCCACGCGCGATCTTGCAACCGGCAGGATTGGCGCTGCGATCCGCGCCTATGACGCCCAAGGCATGGTGCACCAGGCTGCGTCGCGCGATCAGGCGCGGAGCGATCTTGTCGAGCGTTGGGATCGCGACCGGCAGGCAGAACCCGAAGCAAGCCGAATTATTCTCACCCACACGAACGACGAGGTGCGTGCGCTGAACCAGGCAGCGCGCGAGCGCATGCGCGCTGCCGGCGACCTCGGCGACGATGTTCAGGTGGATGTAGAACGCGGTGTAAGAAACTTCGCCAGCGGCGATCGCGTCATGTTCCTGCGCAACGAACGCGGACTTGGCGTCAAGAACGGCACGCTCGGCATCGTGGAAGAAGTCAGCACACAGAGCATGACCGTTCGCACCGACGATGGCAGGTCGGTCCGCTTCGACCTGAAAGACTACGCGCACATCGACCACGGCTATGCCGCGACCATTCACAAGGCGCAGGGCATGACGGTCGACCGGACCCATGTGCTTGCCACGCCGGGCATGGATGCACATGGCAGCTACGTCGCACTTTCGCGGCATCGAGACCGGATGGACCTGCATTATGGCGGCGATGACTTCAGTACGCCGGACCGGCTTGTCCGCACACTGTCACGGGACCGCGCCAAGGACATGGCGTCGGATTACGAGCATGTAGACCCGGCGCAACACTATGCCGAACGGCGCGGGATCAGCTTCCGACGGCGCGTGGTCGAGATCGTGCGTCGGATCGTTCCGGAGAAGCTGCGCGACAGGATCGGCGGGTTGTTCGACGGGTTGCGCTCGCCCGGAGACGGCGAGCCCATGCAGGAACGTGGACCTGGGCCGGGAAGAGAGAGTGTTGGGGCGCAAATCGGAGATGGCGGCGCTGCGCCTGAAAGACACCCTTTCACCACGGGAGTGGCGCGCGACACAGATATGCCGATGGACCCGGAAGTGGCCTTGCGCAGCGCTCGCACGAAGGCGCTTGTGCGTCACGGGCGCGCGCTCGACGCGATCCTCAGTACTGGAAATGCGGACGGGCAGGGCAGTCCCGACCAGATGCGCGAATTGAGGGATGCCCGTAGCGCTTTCGAGAAGGTGCGGCCGCATGGCTGGCGCGATGCCGAAGCGGCTTATGTGAAAAATCCCGAACTTGTCCGCGAGGCGGGCGCCGGCCGCGTCAGCCGCGTCGTGCGTGCTCTCCAGCTTGAAACGGAAATTCGCACTGGGATGGACCTCGATCCCGGCCGCAGGGCCGACCGTTTCGTGGAACGCTGGCAAAAGCTCGACCGTACCGGACGGGAGCAATATCAGTCCGGCGACATGTCCGGCTACAAGTCAACGCGTTCGGCCATGTCCGACATGGCCAAGAGCCTCGAACGCGATCCGCAATTGGAATCTCTTCTCGCCAACCGCAAGCGCGAGCTTGGCATCAACATCGATTCCGGCCGGCGCCTTGGTGCGGAACTCGCATTCAGCCATGGCATCGGCAGGGGACGGGGCCTTGGGCTCTGA
- a CDS encoding helix-turn-helix transcriptional regulator, with translation MSEPDRIIRLKTVLDRTGLSRSTIYRKIAEGTFPAQIKISINGAGWRESDVNRWVESPTGWCDHRSAD, from the coding sequence ATGTCCGAGCCGGATCGCATCATACGCCTCAAAACCGTCCTTGACCGGACGGGCCTGTCCCGCTCGACCATATATCGCAAGATCGCCGAAGGCACTTTCCCGGCTCAGATCAAGATCAGCATCAACGGGGCGGGCTGGCGTGAATCCGATGTCAATCGATGGGTTGAGAGTCCGACCGGCTGGTGTGACCACCGATCTGCCGATTGA